From Salmo salar chromosome ssa04, Ssal_v3.1, whole genome shotgun sequence, one genomic window encodes:
- the LOC123742545 gene encoding calcium/calmodulin-dependent protein kinase type II delta chain — protein MLKRSLSSLGRGYLLGKTFVSDRNRHRNTVYGIFCVLLLNIWSVSLSNTVVYIIRCFSPVYLTLLSLFTPLFSLSLLSFLSLFSFFSPLSSLFSLSPLSSLSLFCLSSFSHCIQQIVESVHHCHVNGIVHRDLKPENLLLASKLKGAAVKLADFGLAIEVQADQQAWFGFAGTPGYLSPEVLRKDPYGKPVDLWACGVILYILLVGYPPFWDEDQHRLYQQIKAGAYDFPSPEWDTVTPDAKDLINKMLTINPGNCH, from the exons ATGCTGAAGCGCTCTCTGAGCTCCCTCGGGCGTGGCTACTTACTGGGCAAA ACCTTTGTCTCTGACAGAAACAGGCACAGAAACACAGTATATGGTATTTTCTGCGTTTTATTGTTGAACATTTGGTCAGTGTCTTTATCAAACACCGTTGTTTATATAATAAGATGTTTCTCCCCTGTCTATttaactcttctctctctcttcactcctctcttttctctctctctcctctcttttctctctctcttctctttcttctctcctctctcctctcttttttctctctctcctctttcttctctctctcttttctgtctctcctccttcagtcatTGCATACAGCAGATTGTAGAGAGTGTTCATCACTGCCATGTCAATGGTATCGTTCACAGGGACCTGAAG CCTGAGAACCTCCTATTGGCCAGTAAGCTGAAGGGGGCGGCGGTTAAGCTAGCTGACTTTGGGCTCGCCATCGAGGTGCAGGCCGACCAACAGGCATGGTTTG GTTTTGCTGGTACTCCAGGCTACCTGTCTCCAGAGGTCCTGAGAAAAGACCCATATGGGAAGCCTGTGGACTTGTGGGCCTGTG GGGTGATCCTGTACATCCTATTGGTCGGTTACCCTCCCTTCTGGGACGAGGACCAGCACAGACTGTACCAGCAGATCAAGGCTGGAGCCTACGAT ttcCCGTCTCCAGAGTGGGACACGGTGACTCCTGATGCCAAAGACCTGATCAATAAGATGTTGACCATCAACCCCGGCAAC TGCCACTAG